A region from the uncultured Holophaga sp. genome encodes:
- a CDS encoding FIST N-terminal domain-containing protein has protein sequence MQVRTFRLFPDGAPIPVEPGWDGPRTLVLAFFASELGVARTTLEALRSAYPGSHLAGASTGGEIVGTSLEDNSIAVAVLHFASTELALGREEVAQIHSSLEAGRRLARHLDHAELKGALLFTSGLAADGADAARGLSQVLGREIPVSGGVAAAAGAGGPTFTLSALPGEPLELGTDQIIGIGFRGRAIRLSSASKGGWSPFGLERRVTRSQGHILYELDGKPALALYRTYLGERARGLPLTASLFPLAILDGRVRGEDPLVRSVQGVDEEAQSLIFGGNIQEGSLVQLMHSSVDRLVEASSQAGASLAPGGAHRGLCLAVSCIARRLVMGERAEEELEALSESLSPSTDLVGFYSHGELSPERSGECLLHNQTMTLTLIQEV, from the coding sequence ATGCAGGTGCGCACCTTCAGGCTCTTCCCCGACGGGGCCCCGATCCCGGTGGAGCCGGGCTGGGACGGCCCCCGGACCCTGGTGCTGGCCTTCTTCGCCTCGGAGCTGGGGGTGGCGCGGACCACCCTGGAGGCCCTCCGCTCGGCCTATCCCGGCAGTCACCTGGCGGGGGCCTCCACCGGGGGCGAGATCGTCGGCACCTCCCTGGAGGACAACTCCATCGCCGTGGCCGTGCTCCACTTCGCCTCCACCGAGCTGGCGCTGGGCCGGGAGGAGGTGGCCCAAATCCACAGCTCCCTGGAAGCCGGCAGACGGCTCGCCCGGCACCTGGACCATGCTGAGCTGAAGGGCGCCCTCCTCTTCACCAGCGGCTTGGCGGCAGACGGCGCCGATGCCGCGCGGGGACTGAGCCAGGTCCTGGGGCGGGAGATCCCGGTCTCCGGGGGCGTGGCGGCCGCTGCAGGCGCGGGGGGACCGACCTTCACCCTCAGCGCCCTGCCCGGGGAGCCCCTTGAACTTGGTACGGATCAGATCATCGGAATCGGCTTCCGCGGAAGGGCGATCCGCCTCTCTTCGGCCTCCAAGGGCGGCTGGTCCCCCTTCGGCCTGGAGCGGCGGGTCACCCGTAGCCAGGGGCACATCCTCTACGAGCTCGATGGGAAGCCTGCCCTGGCCCTCTATAGGACTTACCTGGGCGAGCGCGCCCGGGGTCTTCCCCTCACGGCCTCCCTCTTCCCCCTGGCCATCCTGGACGGGAGGGTCCGCGGTGAGGATCCCCTGGTCCGCTCCGTCCAAGGGGTGGATGAGGAGGCCCAGAGCCTGATCTTCGGGGGGAACATCCAGGAGGGCTCCTTGGTTCAGCTCATGCACAGCAGCGTGGATCGACTGGTGGAGGCCTCCTCTCAGGCCGGAGCCAGCCTGGCCCCGGGGGGAGCCCACCGCGGCCTCTGCCTGGCCGTGAGCTGCATCGCCCGCCGCCTGGTCATGGGGGAGCGGGCCGAGGAGGAGTTGGAGGCCCTCAGCGAGTCCCTCAGTCCCTCAACGGACCTGGTGGGCTTCTACTCGCACGGTGAGCTCTCCCCCGAGCGGAGCGGGGAGTGCCTGCTCCACAACCAGACCATGACCCTGACCCTGATCCAGGAGGTCTGA
- a CDS encoding RNA methyltransferase yields the protein MDDPELLPYRSLYGAKTSIHPTGGPCFICEGRFLVESALEAGRAGELKVLSLLCEERLEGDFQALLPPGAHLLTAEKQALSELVGFEFHRGVLCCVAQPPEPTESALMAMGRLLVIPHVDNAENLGLLLRSAAALGIEGIVTGRGPSPFERRALRVSMGAAWKLPIHRREDPLTLLKAWRDQAPGSELVAAALSPSAQDARRWEPAPRCALVLGPEAYGLEETWLQACDRTVAIPMAHGMDSLNVAAAGAILMFRMLA from the coding sequence ATGGATGATCCTGAGCTTCTCCCCTACCGGAGCCTCTACGGGGCCAAGACCTCTATCCACCCCACCGGGGGCCCCTGCTTCATCTGCGAGGGACGCTTCCTGGTGGAGTCGGCCCTGGAGGCCGGAAGAGCCGGGGAGCTCAAGGTGCTCTCGCTCCTCTGCGAGGAGCGGCTTGAGGGGGACTTCCAGGCATTACTGCCACCCGGGGCCCATCTCCTGACCGCAGAGAAGCAGGCCCTATCCGAGCTGGTGGGCTTCGAGTTCCACCGGGGTGTCCTCTGCTGCGTGGCCCAGCCGCCCGAGCCGACAGAGTCCGCCCTCATGGCCATGGGCCGTCTCCTGGTCATCCCCCATGTGGACAACGCGGAGAACCTGGGGCTCCTCCTGCGCTCGGCCGCTGCCCTGGGGATCGAAGGCATCGTCACGGGCCGCGGCCCCTCGCCCTTCGAGCGCCGAGCCCTGCGGGTCTCCATGGGGGCGGCTTGGAAGCTGCCGATCCACCGCCGGGAGGATCCCCTCACCCTCTTGAAGGCCTGGCGGGACCAGGCACCCGGCTCGGAGCTGGTGGCGGCAGCCCTCAGCCCCTCGGCCCAGGACGCCCGCAGATGGGAGCCCGCCCCCCGCTGCGCCCTGGTCCTGGGACCCGAGGCCTACGGGCTGGAGGAGACCTGGCTTCAAGCCTGCGACCGCACCGTGGCCATCCCCATGGCCCATGGCATGGACTCCCTCAACGTGGCTGCTGCGGGCGCCATTCTCATGTTCCGGATGCTGGCCTGA
- a CDS encoding metallophosphoesterase: MSLPWRSALVPTLVLSALIGCGGSHSSTASAGRASFAVLSDTHLHDGADLGASGSDFAAYLAGDRKMIAESEEILDVALGDIETQKPDFLMISGDLTKDGEQVNHLLMSYKLSELRGQGIKVLVIPGNHDIYNPDAVSYLSSPPTAVANVSPDEFKQIYQDCGYGEALYQDSSSLSYVAEPVQGLWVFCLDTAEYDDNLANGSPTTAGRLSAATQTWVLNLLQEAKAKGKTVIGMMHHGIVEHYSGQATLFPEYLITDYATVGKTLADAGLKVIFTGHFHANDISTADFSSSQLYDCETGSLVTAPSPYRYATADLDKKTLAITTSTVTSIPSHPTDFVSYANTFVQEGLYNLAVAQFEASPYSLDAGTAQYVASLLAPAMMAHYAGDESLTDATTTAEINAMVASTDATTQTLGYALLSLWTDKAPADNQVTIPLQ, from the coding sequence ATGTCCCTTCCCTGGCGTTCCGCCCTTGTCCCCACCCTCGTCCTGAGCGCCCTCATCGGGTGCGGGGGCAGCCACAGCTCCACGGCCTCCGCCGGAAGGGCCAGCTTCGCAGTCCTCAGCGACACCCACCTCCACGATGGTGCCGACCTGGGGGCCAGTGGCAGCGACTTCGCGGCCTACCTCGCCGGAGACCGGAAGATGATCGCCGAGAGCGAGGAGATCCTGGATGTGGCCCTGGGCGACATCGAGACGCAGAAGCCCGACTTCCTCATGATCAGCGGGGATCTCACCAAGGACGGCGAACAGGTCAACCACCTCCTGATGTCCTACAAGCTCTCGGAGCTGCGGGGCCAGGGCATCAAGGTCCTGGTCATCCCCGGCAACCACGACATCTACAACCCCGATGCCGTCAGTTATCTCTCCTCGCCTCCCACCGCCGTGGCCAACGTCTCCCCCGATGAGTTCAAGCAGATCTACCAGGACTGCGGCTACGGAGAGGCCCTTTACCAGGACAGCAGTTCCCTCAGCTACGTGGCCGAGCCGGTCCAGGGGCTCTGGGTCTTCTGCCTGGACACGGCGGAGTACGACGACAACCTGGCCAACGGCAGCCCCACCACCGCAGGTCGCCTCTCTGCGGCCACCCAGACCTGGGTCCTCAACCTCCTGCAGGAGGCCAAGGCGAAGGGAAAGACGGTCATCGGCATGATGCACCACGGCATTGTGGAGCACTACAGCGGCCAGGCGACCCTCTTCCCCGAATACCTGATCACGGACTACGCCACCGTAGGCAAGACCCTGGCAGATGCGGGCCTGAAGGTCATCTTCACGGGGCACTTCCACGCCAATGACATCTCCACGGCGGACTTCAGCAGCTCCCAGCTCTACGACTGCGAAACCGGCTCCCTGGTCACCGCCCCGAGCCCCTACCGCTACGCCACCGCCGATCTCGACAAGAAGACCCTGGCCATCACCACCTCGACGGTCACCAGCATCCCCTCCCACCCCACCGATTTCGTCAGCTACGCCAACACCTTTGTCCAGGAGGGCCTCTACAACCTGGCCGTGGCCCAGTTCGAGGCCAGCCCCTACAGCCTGGACGCCGGCACCGCCCAGTACGTGGCCTCCCTCCTCGCCCCGGCCATGATGGCCCATTACGCCGGAGACGAGTCCCTGACGGACGCCACCACCACTGCGGAAATCAACGCCATGGTGGCCAGCACGGATGCCACCACCCAGACCCTGGGCTATGCCCTCCTCTCCCTCTGGACCGACAAGGCCCCGGCGGACAACCAGGTCACGATCCCGCTGCAGTGA
- a CDS encoding radical SAM protein, translating to MAYLEPLFRPPAEADSLILQATLGCSWNTCSFCGMYRGRPFRIRPLEELLTEIAEAAVLADAIRHVFVADGDALVMPLSHWEPMLLGLRGAFPRLRRVSAYASARNVLEKTPEELRRLRELGLNLLYMGPESGDDVTLKLIAKGSTATEYAEAARRAREAGLELSVMFLLGIGGRERSREHALASARLATAMEPRYLSTLTLTVVPGTPITHRPGFTLPLVPELLMELQIFLEQTAPPNAIFRADHASNHLALSGRLPRDRERLLGELEAALSHGTRLRPQGRRGL from the coding sequence ATGGCCTACCTCGAACCCCTCTTCCGCCCCCCCGCCGAGGCGGACTCCCTCATCCTCCAGGCCACCCTTGGCTGCTCCTGGAACACCTGCAGCTTCTGCGGAATGTACCGGGGGAGGCCCTTCCGGATCCGCCCCCTGGAGGAGCTCCTGACAGAGATCGCCGAGGCGGCCGTCCTCGCCGATGCGATCCGGCATGTCTTCGTGGCGGACGGCGACGCCCTGGTGATGCCCCTCAGCCATTGGGAGCCTATGCTGTTGGGCCTGCGGGGGGCTTTCCCCCGCCTCCGCCGGGTGAGCGCCTATGCCAGCGCCCGCAATGTCCTGGAGAAGACCCCGGAGGAGCTCCGCCGTCTCCGGGAACTGGGCCTCAACCTGCTCTACATGGGGCCGGAGTCGGGGGATGACGTAACGCTGAAGCTCATCGCCAAGGGCAGCACAGCGACTGAGTATGCCGAAGCCGCCCGGAGGGCCCGGGAGGCAGGCCTGGAGCTCTCGGTGATGTTCCTCCTGGGCATCGGGGGCCGGGAGCGGAGCCGGGAGCACGCCCTGGCCTCGGCCCGGCTGGCCACCGCCATGGAACCCCGCTACCTCTCCACGCTGACGCTGACGGTGGTGCCCGGCACCCCCATCACCCACCGGCCCGGCTTCACCCTGCCCCTGGTACCGGAGCTCTTGATGGAACTGCAGATCTTCCTGGAACAGACCGCCCCTCCCAATGCCATCTTCCGGGCCGACCACGCCTCCAACCACCTGGCCCTCTCGGGCCGCCTCCCCAGGGACCGGGAGCGCCTCCTGGGCGAATTGGAGGCCGCCCTCTCCCATGGAACCCGCCTGCGCCCCCAAGGGCGCCGAGGCCTGTGA
- a CDS encoding ATP-binding protein yields the protein MTTTLRHKLSRLTLVTVGLSLLLTLVVGCSFGVWVTLKWQNRLLDLTAQAVSSQSTPALTFQDAAAAEQSLQSAFHDTDIRAAYLYTDGGELLAEASHPGAQTVVAPQHPGPAGIQRSGLDFRLVHPIRLGDGQLGTLVLVGRMSEFLRLVWIYTAFFLMAYAVVLILIWLLTRRLRRDIEEPITALATAARNITWGNDYSVRVPIQRNDELGVLVSDFNAMLQEIEGQDLALRRYQNHLQDLVDDRSAQIQRESAAKKSLERQLMRAQRLESLGTLAGGVAHDLNNVLSPILLSVETLKDLYPDPRGQKLLALLEAAARRGSAIVKQILTFARGSEGDFVPLDLRHPLKETLGIIQQTFPRGIEIRSEFPDTHCSLMGDATQLHQLFLNLCVNARDAMPEGGTLALSIRRRLLDEPYARVHLDARPGIYFQVAIEDTGEGMSAETLDRIFEPFFTTKGVGRGTGLGLSTVHAIAKAHGGFLTCYSEPGKGTAFNVFLPALDEEMPRTEPLKASDALPHGHGELILVVDDETFIREVTCQTLETYGYQTLTAMDGVEAVKLFRDRHDEIAVVLTDMMMPNLDGHAAIKAIREIQPGARIIAASGIHSHNRQDLPPAERPDAFLPKPFAADTLLWALHRILPRRQD from the coding sequence ATGACCACCACCCTCCGCCACAAGCTCTCGCGCCTCACCCTCGTCACCGTGGGACTCTCCCTGCTCCTCACGCTCGTGGTGGGCTGCAGCTTCGGGGTATGGGTGACCCTGAAGTGGCAGAACCGCCTGCTGGACCTCACCGCCCAGGCGGTCAGCAGCCAGAGCACTCCCGCCCTGACCTTCCAGGATGCGGCGGCCGCCGAGCAGAGCCTGCAGAGCGCCTTCCACGATACGGACATCCGGGCGGCCTACCTGTACACGGACGGGGGCGAGCTCCTGGCCGAGGCCTCCCATCCGGGAGCCCAGACCGTGGTGGCCCCCCAGCACCCCGGCCCTGCGGGCATTCAGCGCTCCGGGCTGGACTTCAGGCTGGTGCATCCCATTCGGCTCGGGGACGGCCAGCTCGGAACCCTGGTCCTCGTGGGGCGGATGAGCGAGTTCCTGAGACTGGTCTGGATCTATACCGCCTTCTTCCTCATGGCTTATGCGGTGGTCCTCATCCTGATCTGGCTCTTGACCCGCCGCCTGCGCCGGGACATCGAAGAACCCATCACGGCCCTGGCCACTGCGGCCCGGAACATCACCTGGGGGAACGACTACAGCGTCAGGGTCCCCATCCAGCGCAACGATGAGCTGGGCGTCCTGGTCTCCGACTTCAACGCCATGCTCCAGGAGATCGAGGGACAAGACTTGGCTCTCCGTCGCTACCAGAACCACCTGCAGGATCTGGTGGATGACCGCTCCGCCCAGATCCAGCGGGAGAGCGCCGCAAAGAAGAGCCTGGAGCGGCAGCTCATGCGGGCCCAGCGCCTGGAGAGCCTGGGCACCCTGGCGGGCGGGGTGGCCCACGACCTCAACAACGTCCTCAGCCCCATCCTCCTGAGTGTGGAGACCCTGAAGGACCTCTACCCAGACCCCAGGGGCCAGAAGCTCCTCGCCCTTCTGGAGGCCGCCGCCCGGCGGGGCAGCGCCATCGTCAAGCAGATCCTGACCTTCGCCCGGGGGTCTGAGGGGGACTTTGTCCCGCTGGACCTGCGACACCCCCTCAAGGAGACCCTGGGCATCATCCAGCAGACCTTCCCCAGGGGCATCGAGATCCGCTCCGAGTTCCCTGACACCCATTGCAGCCTCATGGGGGACGCCACCCAGCTCCACCAGCTCTTCCTCAACCTCTGTGTCAATGCCCGGGATGCCATGCCGGAGGGAGGCACCCTGGCCCTCAGCATCCGGCGGCGCCTCCTGGACGAGCCCTATGCCCGTGTCCATCTGGACGCCCGCCCCGGTATCTACTTCCAGGTCGCCATCGAGGACACCGGAGAAGGCATGAGCGCCGAGACCCTTGATCGGATCTTCGAGCCCTTCTTCACCACCAAGGGGGTCGGCAGAGGCACCGGGCTGGGCCTCTCCACGGTCCACGCCATCGCCAAGGCCCACGGCGGCTTCCTCACCTGTTACAGCGAGCCCGGAAAGGGCACGGCCTTCAATGTCTTCCTGCCTGCCCTCGACGAGGAGATGCCCAGGACGGAGCCACTCAAGGCCTCCGACGCCCTGCCCCACGGACACGGCGAGTTGATTCTCGTTGTCGACGATGAGACATTCATTAGAGAGGTCACCTGCCAGACCCTGGAGACCTACGGCTACCAGACCCTCACCGCCATGGACGGGGTCGAAGCGGTGAAGCTCTTCCGTGACCGCCACGATGAAATCGCCGTCGTCCTCACCGACATGATGATGCCCAACCTGGATGGCCACGCGGCCATCAAGGCCATCCGGGAGATCCAGCCCGGTGCCCGCATCATCGCCGCCAGTGGCATCCACTCCCACAACCGCCAGGACCTCCCCCCTGCGGAGCGCCCCGACGCATTCCTGCCCAAGCCCTTCGCCGCGGACACCCTGCTCTGGGCCCTGCACCGGATCCTGCCGCGCCGTCAGGACTGA
- a CDS encoding YfiR family protein — MKRLPLPPLLAAALLLAPVPLQAQPPADETSAKVAILEKLLRLMEWPPEAAQREGVFRITVLGRSPLGDALESSLAYHTLRGHPVAVRYLPDPRHLEACDLVFVTASSAGQLEALRAAIGSRPVLTVGDTPGLARKGIMVNLIRNSDRIGFELNLQSFRSARISLDPGLPRLALGLYPTRP, encoded by the coding sequence ATGAAGAGGCTCCCCCTCCCCCCCCTCCTCGCGGCGGCGCTCCTCCTGGCACCGGTTCCGCTACAGGCACAGCCTCCCGCAGACGAGACCTCCGCCAAGGTTGCCATTCTGGAGAAGCTCCTCCGTCTGATGGAATGGCCCCCGGAGGCCGCCCAGAGGGAGGGCGTGTTCCGCATCACCGTCCTGGGCCGCTCCCCCCTGGGCGATGCGCTGGAGAGCAGTCTCGCCTACCACACCCTCAGGGGACACCCCGTCGCCGTCCGGTACCTGCCTGATCCGAGGCACCTGGAGGCCTGTGATCTCGTCTTCGTCACGGCCTCCTCAGCCGGGCAGCTCGAAGCCCTGCGGGCGGCCATCGGCTCCCGCCCTGTCCTGACGGTGGGGGACACCCCTGGCCTCGCCCGGAAGGGCATCATGGTCAACCTGATCCGGAACAGCGATAGAATCGGCTTTGAACTCAACCTCCAGTCCTTCCGCAGCGCCCGGATCAGCCTCGACCCCGGGCTTCCCAGGCTTGCCCTGGGACTCTACCCCACCCGTCCATGA
- a CDS encoding TonB-dependent receptor: MPPWQHLFCVLCVLCALPLLGQDTGADSLRELQDLLAQPVQTASRRPQMLKEAAADITVLQGRELRLLGYRTLGEALGGVLGFRTNEDRVYEGLGVRGLYLLGDQNTRVQILIDGHALNSLADVGSSKVGFDFGLPLDMVERIEVLRGATSSLYGNNAFLGLVNVITRDAPEEDGHGEVVGTADSRRLLQGSTLVGGTLGPTRWSLVASGVDRGGSRTRFPELSPDELPARLDREHQDSAYLQLKGATWKLAGYFSERRQGTAMAPFDSTLGSTRNSVANRQAFFDARFTPTLGAVELMARAYGDRSEFLTRLDYDGTRVAGWDTPFHESDPNFSLGGELQARLHLGERILATLGHEESRQHFSSDILSGELPIETRVRHQVSSSYLQLEWSLTGNLSATTGLQYSAWEVSRATLALGGDLTRYPESTLEGSTPRLALVWQPSPVDTLKAIYAGGYRCPTTYERYYQDDGSILANPGLKAEHNRTLQGLWIHRWANGLQTQISGTRITWDHLIQATMLSDELQQFRNSGERVEGRSLEAELQGRWGTWTLYAQAGLYRWRQGGRSFPDSSQTESALRVLRRWSRSTLSGECRYVGARENPEAGARVPGALTARLAYHWEGEGWWFRSTLEDLGNAKRRDLVAGDYDPITQMASSGRTLQTSLGLRF, encoded by the coding sequence ATGCCCCCTTGGCAACATCTCTTCTGTGTCCTCTGTGTCCTCTGTGCCCTGCCGCTCCTGGGGCAGGACACCGGAGCAGACAGCCTGAGGGAACTCCAGGACCTCCTTGCCCAGCCCGTCCAGACTGCCTCCAGGCGCCCCCAGATGCTGAAGGAGGCCGCGGCGGACATCACGGTACTGCAGGGCCGGGAACTTCGCCTGCTCGGCTACCGGACCCTGGGCGAGGCCCTGGGTGGGGTCCTGGGCTTCCGCACCAACGAAGACAGGGTCTACGAGGGGCTGGGCGTCCGGGGCCTGTACCTCCTCGGTGACCAGAACACCCGGGTGCAGATCCTCATCGATGGCCATGCCCTCAACAGCCTCGCGGATGTGGGCAGCAGCAAGGTGGGCTTCGACTTCGGCCTCCCCCTGGATATGGTGGAGCGGATCGAGGTCCTCAGGGGTGCCACCTCCAGCCTCTACGGCAACAATGCCTTCCTGGGGCTGGTGAATGTCATCACCCGGGACGCGCCGGAGGAGGACGGGCACGGCGAGGTGGTGGGCACAGCCGACAGCCGGCGCCTGCTCCAGGGCAGCACCCTGGTGGGGGGCACCCTCGGGCCGACGCGCTGGAGCCTGGTGGCCAGTGGCGTGGACCGGGGCGGCAGCCGCACCCGCTTTCCCGAGCTGAGCCCCGATGAGCTCCCGGCCCGCCTCGACCGCGAGCATCAGGACAGCGCCTACCTGCAGCTCAAGGGCGCCACCTGGAAACTGGCGGGCTACTTCTCGGAGCGGCGCCAGGGTACGGCCATGGCCCCCTTCGACTCCACCCTCGGCAGCACCCGGAACAGCGTGGCCAACCGCCAGGCCTTCTTCGACGCCCGCTTCACCCCCACCCTGGGAGCGGTTGAGCTCATGGCCAGGGCCTACGGGGACCGCTCCGAGTTCCTCACCCGGCTCGACTATGACGGCACCCGGGTGGCAGGCTGGGATACGCCCTTCCACGAGTCCGATCCCAACTTCAGCCTGGGCGGGGAGCTGCAGGCCCGCCTCCACCTCGGAGAACGCATCCTGGCCACCCTCGGACATGAAGAGAGCCGACAGCACTTCAGCAGCGACATCCTCTCAGGGGAGCTCCCCATCGAGACCCGGGTCCGGCACCAGGTCAGCAGCAGCTATCTCCAGCTGGAGTGGTCCCTGACCGGAAACCTGAGCGCCACCACAGGACTGCAGTACTCTGCCTGGGAGGTCTCCCGGGCGACTCTGGCCCTGGGGGGCGACCTCACCAGGTACCCCGAGAGCACCCTGGAGGGAAGCACCCCCCGGCTGGCCCTGGTCTGGCAGCCCAGCCCGGTGGACACCCTCAAGGCCATCTATGCCGGGGGCTACCGATGCCCCACCACCTACGAGCGGTACTACCAGGACGACGGCAGCATCCTGGCCAACCCCGGCCTGAAGGCAGAGCACAACCGCACCCTCCAGGGCCTGTGGATCCACCGCTGGGCGAACGGCCTGCAGACCCAGATCTCGGGGACCCGCATCACCTGGGACCACCTCATCCAGGCCACCATGCTCAGTGACGAGCTCCAGCAGTTCCGGAACAGCGGGGAGCGCGTGGAGGGCCGCAGTCTGGAGGCTGAGCTCCAGGGCCGCTGGGGGACCTGGACCCTCTATGCCCAGGCTGGCCTCTACCGCTGGCGACAGGGCGGGAGGAGCTTCCCCGACAGCAGCCAGACTGAATCCGCCCTCCGGGTGCTGAGGCGCTGGTCCCGCAGCACCCTCAGTGGCGAGTGCCGCTATGTGGGCGCCCGTGAGAACCCCGAAGCCGGGGCCCGCGTCCCCGGAGCCCTCACGGCCCGCCTGGCCTACCACTGGGAAGGGGAGGGCTGGTGGTTCCGGAGCACCCTGGAGGACCTCGGCAATGCCAAACGCCGAGACCTGGTGGCTGGGGACTACGACCCCATCACCCAGATGGCCTCAAGCGGGCGCACCCTGCAGACCTCGCTGGGCCTGAGGTTCTGA
- a CDS encoding AAA family ATPase, whose protein sequence is MLSSLRIQNLALVEDLSVELSEGFTVLTGETGAGKSLLVDALALLVGARGDGDLVRSGCERATVEAVIEGAYPDWSAFLAERGLPEEQPVVLRREVGASSRSRAWINGAHVSLGDLKEAGRIWMRLTSQHDHQSLMAEERHLALLDEILGLQADLGPEVDAVREASARLRARRRSEAEREQRLDWLAEQIGDLEKLAPRPGEFDQLRAEREPLRHAAQLEQAFREAAETLREALTPLETAQRALARAVSVLPDTQRELDRLRSGLLEFEDLQALAQDQAIRWSREGVERIEVLEARLALFEKLARRHRCEPEELAPRLTELKAEQKDLLGGESSLQELARELEQASAAYLLAAERLHDLRSAGIPELEREAQARLKRLGMGGTRVQFRLAVAPDPDSPALHQGRPVRVSPAGFSALAIWAETNVGEGFKPLARIASGGELSRMMLALMGAGLATGRGAEEPLTLVLDEVDAGLGGETALAVGTAIHELAAVHQVLAVTHLAQVAAKAHHHGRLSKETRQGRTRSGLEWLDEAARSPELARLLSGHPDRPEALAHARTLLG, encoded by the coding sequence ATGCTCTCCTCGCTCCGGATCCAGAACCTGGCCCTGGTGGAAGATCTCTCCGTCGAGCTCTCGGAGGGCTTCACCGTGCTGACAGGCGAAACGGGAGCGGGCAAGTCCCTCCTGGTGGACGCCCTCGCCCTCCTGGTCGGGGCAAGGGGCGACGGGGATCTGGTGCGCTCCGGATGCGAGCGGGCCACCGTGGAGGCCGTCATCGAAGGGGCCTACCCCGACTGGAGCGCCTTCCTGGCCGAACGGGGTCTGCCGGAGGAGCAGCCGGTGGTCCTCCGACGTGAGGTGGGCGCCAGCAGCCGCTCCCGGGCCTGGATCAACGGGGCCCATGTGAGCCTGGGGGACCTGAAGGAGGCCGGTCGCATCTGGATGCGGCTCACCAGCCAGCACGATCACCAGTCCCTGATGGCCGAGGAGCGGCATCTGGCTCTCCTGGACGAGATCCTCGGCCTCCAGGCCGATCTGGGCCCTGAGGTGGATGCCGTCCGGGAGGCCTCGGCCCGGCTCCGGGCCCGCCGCCGCAGCGAGGCCGAGCGGGAGCAGCGCCTGGACTGGCTGGCGGAGCAGATCGGGGACCTCGAGAAGCTGGCCCCGAGGCCTGGAGAGTTCGACCAGCTCCGCGCCGAGCGGGAGCCCCTGCGACACGCCGCCCAACTGGAGCAGGCCTTCCGGGAGGCCGCCGAGACCTTGCGGGAGGCCCTGACCCCTCTGGAGACCGCTCAGCGGGCCCTGGCCCGGGCTGTCTCCGTCCTCCCGGATACTCAGCGGGAGTTGGATCGGCTGCGTTCGGGACTCCTGGAATTCGAGGACCTCCAGGCCCTCGCCCAGGACCAGGCCATCCGCTGGAGCCGGGAGGGCGTGGAACGCATCGAGGTCCTGGAGGCACGCCTGGCCCTCTTCGAGAAACTGGCCCGCCGCCACCGCTGCGAGCCCGAAGAGCTGGCCCCCCGTCTGACGGAGCTGAAGGCCGAGCAGAAGGACCTCCTGGGAGGAGAGAGTTCCCTCCAGGAGCTGGCACGGGAGCTGGAGCAGGCCTCGGCGGCCTATCTCCTGGCTGCGGAGCGGCTCCACGACCTGCGCAGCGCGGGCATCCCCGAGCTGGAGCGGGAGGCCCAGGCCAGGCTCAAGCGCCTGGGCATGGGGGGCACCCGGGTCCAGTTCCGCCTCGCTGTGGCCCCGGATCCCGATAGCCCCGCCCTCCATCAGGGACGACCCGTCAGGGTCTCTCCGGCAGGCTTCTCCGCCCTCGCCATCTGGGCCGAGACCAACGTCGGCGAAGGCTTCAAGCCTCTGGCCCGCATTGCCTCCGGTGGCGAGCTGAGCCGCATGATGCTGGCCCTCATGGGGGCGGGGCTGGCCACGGGACGAGGTGCAGAGGAGCCCCTCACCCTGGTGCTGGACGAGGTGGACGCCGGCCTCGGTGGCGAGACCGCCCTGGCGGTGGGCACTGCCATCCACGAACTGGCCGCGGTGCACCAGGTCCTGGCGGTCACCCACCTGGCCCAGGTGGCGGCCAAAGCCCACCACCATGGCCGCCTCTCCAAGGAGACCCGGCAGGGGCGCACCCGGAGCGGACTGGAATGGCTGGACGAAGCCGCACGCTCCCCAGAGCTGGCCCGCCTCCTCTCGGGACACCCCGACCGCCCGGAGGCCCTGGCCCACGCCAGGACCCTGCTGGGCTAG